A region of Pongo pygmaeus isolate AG05252 chromosome 15, NHGRI_mPonPyg2-v2.0_pri, whole genome shotgun sequence DNA encodes the following proteins:
- the LRP10 gene encoding low-density lipoprotein receptor-related protein 10: MLSATLLLLLVGGALAHPDRIIFPNHACEDPPAVLLEVQGTLQRPLVRDSRTSPANCSWLILGSKEQTVTIRFQKLHLACGSERLTLRSPLQPLISLCEAPPSPLQLPGGNVTITYSYAGARAPMGQGFLLSYSQDWLMCLQEEFQCLNHRCVSAVQRCDGIDACGDGSDEAGCSSDPFPGLTPRPVPSLPCNLTLEDFYGVFSSPGYTHLASVSHPQSCHWLLDPHDGRRLAVRFTALDLGFGDAVHVYDGPGPPESSRLLRSLTHFSNGKAVTVETLSGQAVVSYHTVAWSNGRGFNATYHVQGYCLPWDRPCGLGSGLGAGEGLGERCYSEAQRCDGSWDCADGTDEEDCPGCPPGHFPCGAAGTSGATACYLPADRCNYQTFCADGADERRCRHCQPGNFRCRDEKCVYETWVCDGQPDCADGSDEWDCSYVLPRKVITAAVIGSLVCGLLLVIALGCTCKLYAIRTQEYSIFAPLSRMEAEIVQQQAPPSYGQLIAQGAIPPVEDFPTENPNDNSVLGNLRSLLQILRQDMTPGGGPGARRRQRGRLMRRLVRRLRRWGLLPRTNTPARASEARSQVTPSAAPLEALDGGTGPAREGGAVGGQDGEQAPPLPIKAPLPSASTSPAPTTVPEAPGPLPSLPLEPSLLSGVVQALRGRLLPSLGPPGPTRSSPGPHTAVLAPEDEDDVLLVPLAEPGVWVAEAEDEPLLT; the protein is encoded by the exons ATGCTGTCggccaccctcctcctcctcctcgttg GAGGCGCTCTGGCCCATCCAGACCGGATTATTTTTCCAAATCATG CTTGTGAGGATCCCCCAGCAGTGCTCTTAGAAGTGCAGGGCACCTTACAGAGGCCCCTGGTCCGGGATAGCCGCACCTCCCCCGCCAACTGCAGCTGGCTCATCCTAGGCAGCAAAGAACAGACTGTCACCATCAG GTTCCAGAAGCTACACCTGGCCTGTGGCTCAGAGCGCTTAACGCTACGCTCCCCTCTCCAGCCACTGATCTCCCTGTGTGAGGCACCTCCCAGCCCTCTGCAGCTGCCCGGGGGTAACGTCACCATCACTTACAGCTATGCTGGGGCCAGAGCACCCATGGGCCAGGGCTTCCTGCTCTCCTACAGCCAAG ATTGGCTGATGTGCCTGCAGGAAGAGTTTCAGTGCCTGAACCACCGCTGTGTATCTGCTGTCCAGCGCTGTGATGGGATTGATGCCTGTGGCGATGGCTCTGATGAAGCAGGTTGCAGCTCAGACCCCTTCCCTGGCCTGACCCCAAGACCCGTCCCCTCCCTGCCTTGCAATCTCACCTTGGAGGACTTCTATGGGGTCTTCTCCTCCCCTGGATATACACACCTAGCCTCAGTCTCCCACCCCCAGTCCTGCCATTGGCTGCTGGACCCCCATGATGGCCGGCGGCTGGCCGTGCGCTTCACAGCCCTGGACTTGGGCTTTGGAGATGCAGTGCATGTGTATGATGGCCCTGGGCCCCCTGAGAGCTCCCGACTACTGCGTAGTCTCACCCACTTCAGCAATGGCAAGGCTGTCACTGTGGAGACACTGTCTGGCCAGGCTGTTGTGTCCTACCACACAGTTGCTTGGAGCAATGGTCGTGGCTTCAATGCCACCTACCATGTGCAGGGCTATTGCTTGCCTTGGGACAGACCCTGTGGCTTAGGCTCTGGCCTGGGGGCTGGCGAAGGCCTAGGTGAGCGCTGCTACAGTGAGGCACAGCGCTGTGATGGCTCATGGGACTGTGCTGATGGCACAGATGAGGAGGACTGCCCAGGCTGCCCACCTGGACACTTTCCCTGCGGGGCTGCTGGCACCTCTGGTGCCACAGCCTGCTACCTGCCTGCTGACCGCTGCAACTACCAGACTTTCTGTGCTGATGGAGCAGACGAGAGACGCTGTCGGCATTGCCAGCCTGGCAATTTCCGATGCCGGGACGAGAAGTGCGTGTATGAGACATGGGTGTGCGATGGGCAGCCAGACTGTGCGGACGGCAGTGATGAGTGGGACTGCTCCTATGTTCTGCCCCGCAAGGTCATTACAGCTGCAGTCATTGGCAGCCTAGTGTGCGGCCTGCTCCTGGTCATCGCCCTGGGCTGCACCTGCAAGCTCTATGCCATTCGCACCCAGGAGTACAG CATCTTTGCCCCCCTCTCCCGGATGGAGGCTGAGATTGTGCAGCAGCAGGCACCCCCTTCCTATGGGCAGCTCATTGCCCAGGGTGCCATCCCACCTGTAGAAGACTTTCCTACAGAGAATCCTAATGAT AATTCAGTGCTGGGCAACCTGCGTTCTCTGCTACAGATCTTACGCCAGGATATGACTCCAGGAGGTGGCCCAGGTGCCCGCCGTCGTCAGCGGGGCCGCTTGATGCGACGCCTGGTACGCCGTCTCCGCCGCTGGGGCTTGCTCCCTCGAACCAATACCCCAGCTCGGGCCTCTGAGGCCAGATCCCAGGTCACACCTTCCGCTGCTCCCCTTGAGGCCCTAGATGGTGGCACAGGTCCAGCCCGTGAGGGCGGGGCAGTAGGTGGACAAGATGGGGAGCAGGCACCCCCACTGCCCATCAAGGCTCCCCTGCCATCTGCTAGCACGTCTCCAGCCCCCACTACTGTCCCTGAAGCCCCAGGGCCACTGCCTTCACTGCCCCTAGAACCATCACTATTGTCTGGAGTGGTGCAGGCCCTGCGAGGCCgcctgttgcccagcctggggcCCCCAGGACCAACCCGGAGCTCCCCTGGACCCCACACAGCAGTCCTGGCCCCGGAAGATGAGGACGATGTGCTACTGGTGCCACTGGCTGAGCCGGGGGTGTGGGTAGCTGAGGCAGAGGATGAGCCACTGCTTACCTGA